The Rosa rugosa chromosome 1, drRosRugo1.1, whole genome shotgun sequence genomic sequence ACCTTTTCTCAACAAGACATTTCAGATGGTGGACGACCCGGAAACCGACCCGATTGTGTCGTGGAGCCAAGCTCGCCAAAGCTTCATTGTTTGGGACTGCCATGAGTTCTCCAAGACCCTATTGCCTAAGTACTTCAAGCACAGCAATTTCTCAAGCTTCATTCGCCAGCTCAACACTTATGTATTCACATAAATCCCAACTCCTTCGTAAAGTTTCGAATTTCAATCTTAGTCGTAGTAGTTGAGTTTGATTCGACTTGAgatattttgatctttgttttaaTTAGTCTTTTTTGTAGTACTTGTTGCAATTTAAAGTTTGAACCTGCGCTTCAGTTTGATTCATATGTGACTTGAtatattttgatctttgttaTAGTACTACCTGTTTCAAATTAAGTTTGAACCTTCACTTCAGTTTGATTCATGTgtgattttttgtattttgatctTAGTTTTAGTAGTACTTGTTGCGAATTGTAGTTTGTATCTTTACTTCAGTTTACTTCATATGTGATACAATATCAGTTTACTTGGCCTAGTATTTGCTTTATGTGATGGGTTGTACTAATTTTCAATGCAGGGATTCAAGAAGGTTGATCCGGATAGGTGGGAGTTTGCAAATGAAGGGTTTCAAGGAGGGAAGAAGCACTTGCTGAAAAGCATCAAGAGAAGAAGCAGATACAACAAGCAGCCACAAGGAAGCAATGTCTCAGCTAATTCAACCAAAAAAGCCGGGTTAGAAGTCCAACTCGAAACGCTGAAGAAGGATCAAGACGTACTGAAGCTCGAAATCTTGAATCTCAAACAGCAACAGAAGTACTCGCAGCATCAGCTGACTGCTGTCGAAGAGAGGATTCGAAGTTCTGAGTGTAAGCAGCAGAGGATGCTGCTTTTCCTCACCAAGacaacaaggaaacccaattttGTGGAGCAGCTAATGCAGAAAAGAGTGTTGAAGAGAGAGCTCGAGGGGGGCGATTTAGGAAAGAGAAGGAGGTTACTTTCAGCCCAAGGTTTTGAAGATTTTGGTGATTGTGGAGACCAAGTTCAAGTCTTTGCTGGGCAATTGCCGGAAGCAGTGGTTCCTCAACAGCAAGAAACCCCATTGCCAGCTTCCGTGGTTGATAAATCATGTAGTTCGCTTCAAAATAATAAGCCACAGGCAGAAGTGCACTTTGTTTACCATGATATGTCCGAGAAATTGCTCCAAGAGAATTCAGTTTTTGATGATGAATATGCAGTCAATGACTCAAACTTTTACCAGGAATTGGAGGATTTAATTACCGGGCCACACGACTTTGATGATTTGGTTGTCAAGCCACGTGATTGGAGTGGATATGTTAGTAACTGCTTGGTTGAACAAGCTGGTTGTGTTGGATCAGTGCCTTGATTTCGCtggtatatatattattatctTTCTCTTCAATATGAATGTGTTACAGTTTTATGCATTGGGTAAAATGTAATATCTTTGTGGGGTAATTGGCTTTGCAGTTGTGAAGATCTGAGAATGGAGATACAAACCATTGAAGATTCCGGGTCAATCAAGAACTCCTTAACCTTAGAGCTATGGAGTCTTTTGTAGTTGCACATACTTCTATTTACTTTAATTCCCCTGTTTTTACAATTTATGTCTGTATATTCGCCTTGGGGCCTGGATTGTAAAAATCTATCTCCTGAGGTCTCAGCTTGACATATATAATGTAAATTATGACATATTTCGCTTTTGCGTCAACTCATAGGAGTAGGAGTTTAAGGGGTATATTATGTTTCAGGGTTTTGCTTCTGATTCAATCTTCTGCACAGAGAATGATAGAGGCAAAAACATTTTGGATACAAATAGAAATACCCATAGTATATCCATTTATGCATTGAAAGGATACAAGAAGAAAACTCAATGACCACTCTCCACAGAATTATGATCTTGaaaaggatgaagaagaagaagccaagaATGAACATACAGAATGACAATAAGTTTCTACCCCCTTCGTTCTTTCAAGTTTGTTTCGAATGTCGATCGATAGTGAGCTTAGGCCTTACTACTCGTGCTGATGTagaagatgaggatgatgacATTCCAGAACGATCAATTTCCTGTGTTATCTTCATCAAAAGCCTTACTTAGTACTTCTTGGATTTCCATGTACCTTTTTCTCTTTGAGAGCCTTATTTCTGGAGTGTCATTCCGTGTGTATGTAAGCTGTGACACTTCATCACCATCCATGATCTTGTTCAGTACTTCTGAACAACGAGGAAAGAACCGTTTCCCAATTTCCGCTGTTCGCAAATATAAGAGAAGACTAGTAAGTCTATGAAGCTAAATGTGAAGATTCGTGATTGATTTGTGAGAGACTGGTACTTAACTAGATCGGCACAGTGCTCTTAGTCTGGCAAGGTGTTCTTCCTTAATCTTGAAGGGTGCCTCGTTCAAGTCCACAGTTGTTCTCTGGGAACCGGCAAGATTATTCGGGATCAGGCAGGCTAATGGAAACGCTGAAGTTTCATCAAGTTGAGTAATATCCATTACAATCTTTGCTTCCATGGGGAACAGGTACCTTGCCAGTCCAACTGAGACAAGAAACAATCAGTCAAGTAAGATTTGTCAGATTCACAAGCTGAGTTTAATGGTAGGCTTTGGGGTTTATAAGCCTATAGGCAAGCATTCACCTCTGTTCTCAAGGTACAAGAGTTTCATACGCAGATCATCGCCAGCCATTGCAAGCGAAAGAGAAGCTTCTCCAAGCACTGGATCCCTCCTTTCTGCTTGCTCCAATATCTCTATACACAAGTGGTCATTGGAAGAAGACTTCCCCTCTCACTCGAGTTGAAAAAATCCGCAGCTCTGGTAAGACGCTTAGTGATCTGAAGAGCTTTCCTCCCATCCAATGTAAGATCCGAGGGACGAGCACCTTTGGTAAGTAGTGACACAATGATCTTAGGCTCCTTCCTGGTCGCCGCAAGGTGCAGCACAGTGTAACCCCTCAGGTTCCTGCAATTCACATCCGCAATTCCAAGATCAAGCAGCTCTGCTGTGGTCTTTGCATCACAGTATGCCACAGCATAGTGAAGTGCATGTGCATCGTCAAGATTCGTATGCCCCTCTTTCAACAGCATTCGAACCAACTCAACATCATCAGAATCCAAAGCCCTGTGTATCCTCTTTGTGTGCTTATCCGGAAAGTTACTCGCAGCATTACTGCTCCGAGAACTGTCCAGGCCAAGAGCCAACCTCGAATCCGTGATTCGCTTCACGGATCCTTGAGGCAATGCTTTCTCAAGAGTGACAATATCAACATCAGACTTCACTATCATCTCAATACATCTCTCCACCAATCTCTCACAAGTTTTACCACACATATTCGCAACACTCAGAACCACCAACACATCATCTATGGCTATTTTTTCAAGAATATCAAGCAAATGCCTCTGCAATACCAACATAAAATGTACATTTTTGCTTACCAAACATAACTTAAActttaaacaaacaaattttaGCGCCTTTTTTACCTGGTAAAGAGTGACCAGTTCTGAGATTTGAAATGTTGAAGAAGCATAGAGAACCTCCACCATGAAATCAACGACGGGACGACAAGCAACATGAGCACAAGAGTCGTCTACACAAACACAAACGCCTTTAGTGAAAGACTTGAGCTTGCCGCTGTACAAGTAACCCAAAACAGCCAACAGTGAGTCCAATCCAACGTCGTATTCCTTCGCCAACTTCTTCAATTCAAACCTAATAGAGCTACTGCCTTCTTTAGCTGAGAAGACGTTCTTGAAAAACGAGCTCCTCGCGGCGAGGATGCAGCGGTGGACGGGGACTTCCCGGCCGTTGCTGACGACGATTTTGGCGTCGGCAAAGTACGAGGAGTCAACTATCAGTTCGAGGTTATCGGAGAGGTGCTTGAGGGATGTGATATCAGGaggaggtgaagaagaagagggagagtGGTGGTGAGCTATACTTATGCTACTGCTAACAACCTCGTTGGAATCCGAAAAACAAGTTTTCGTATATTCCATGGCAAGTACCAGAGTTGAACTTGAACATAAAATGGAGAATATTGGTTTGGTCGAGTAATGAGGGCAATGGCTGATTAAATACGTGAAAGCGCCATGGATGATCACATCACATGAGCTTAGAACATGGGTGACGATGAGTGAATACAAAAGAGTCAAAAGGCTCGATCACTCAAAAAGGCTACGAATTCAATTCGATTTGTCCTTACAATCAAATCACAACTCACAGCTTCACAACCACCAGATCAAAAAGTGTTTTTGTGTTGGGACTCAAAAACAAGCATCGTATTCCGGTTAAAGTCTTTGAATCTGTTGGCGAGTTTTCGGTGATCGTCATGACCACCGTTTTTCTGTGCCCTCTCTCTTAGGCAGGGCTTCCACATACcctgtttcttttgttttctagcTCTAGTTTAATTCACACAAAAGCAGTGCTCTGGCTCTAGCATATATAAAATATGTAagataacacatatcatcataaagtaattgatgattagcttaatatcaatcctagtttaacatggatacaaacagtgaatcaatactagtgacttaatgaagtagtgtatcaattcattaaggatagtaatccattgcttagtctacaagaaaggctacaagttgtgatacattaggaatctaaccgtgaaacctaaaccgacaaggaatgctttaatgggaagcttcttgaggtttaagtctcatatatatacagatgaattggtccctgattactaccacgactattgcataagttctgtccattgagaagcaagttggtaagtaacagaagaccacattcagtgatcgagttaagcagttgcataagatggaatccatgtctgttattgctgaaggtaagccttaatcctttttatgattgttgtgcatatgttgtgagcatgtaactatggtttttacaattggtatcagagcataggctcacaaatatgaaaaatcgttttaggattttgcaaaacaaacataaaatttttttaagggtttttgctttacgggtcaagtaactgatcaggttactaactgatcaggttactgaccaagtcactggtcatgtaattgatcaggtacctgaccaagtaagtaactgaccaggtaactgaccaagtaactggtcaggtacctgatcaaggtaagttacttaagtcgactgctgcatctggttaattataaaattcacgcttccgctatgattttttagcagcaaattggggaaaaagcaaaaacaggtttttctgtgaaattgatttcgattcatagcatgataattgagtttttgattgtgctcaagaaccctagttgcattcccggcgtgcgttaggctagagtagatggtgaccggatgaaatttacaatttcttgattgttctgtgttttcttggaatcgaatcaattttgattatgcttgaatatgcatgttgaattgattgatgatattgtattgtatctgtgattgtgtaaaattgtatgaagaacagaaatctcccaacttttgtttacacgttgttaaagttgacagatacaagagcttaattttcttgcaaggatgaatctggatagaatgtaaagtaaaagagctcatatgttttgtggttttctgttggcataagtgattatgatgcacaaagcatccttcattgatgttggcagaaaacattgatcaggtacgtgtaactggtcaagtaactgaccaagtaactgtacctgatcgagtaacaaaactgaaattgtgttttgtgttttaaaactatgcttcagttttatctttcaaagaagtggttaagtatggttttagaatacaaaacagcagtatgcatgcttgatgaaaataaatacggatacttagaaatttttcttctgtctaaagatgtggataaatttctttggataacttgttttcattgaacatggcatattgataaagaactccaggatattaagtttctgctcaaaagtgatgcttaatattgtttttgttatggactgacatgaatgcaagtatgattgtttaggttttctgtatgttcttgttttggttacttaaagctaaataaaacacagaaaacttgaacatattttctttacaaactgagaactcactcgaatttttgttttgctccttaggtaactcttacatgaacttgaacagtgtcttgatgttaactggaaccaactatagagcttggctagactctgtggaaaattatatgggaatgcatgagaacatagactactgctttactgaggataagcctgaagagttaaatgaaaagagcaccaagaaagatactgacctttacaagaagtggcatagatccaatagaatggctaagaacctcattcgaacctctatgtctaagactgtcaggggaagtattgaagagcctgagctagcatcagattttctggaacacataggtgctaagtttaaagaaagtgaaaaggcagaagcagctaggctaaccaaggagtttcatgatttgaagtacatgggttcagggggagttagagagcatattatgaagatgatcaatataaatggcagactcagggaactcttaatgggggtaagggatgagcaagtagtgcattatgcactacattccttgcctaacagttttagtcatcttaggaccagtaacaactctcaaaagggaaactagactctagatgaacttatatccatctgtgttgatgaggaatctaggatcaaggaagaaaaggaacctgctacaaccattaacctcattgagaagcctaaaaggaaaaagccccaaaataagctcaagcctaccaaagccataactaagagttcaacagctgcagtggccaagaaaaacaggccattcaggttcaagtgctacttttgcaaaaaagtaggacacatgaaaaggactgcactggctataagaattggttagccaaaaagggtaagattttttctaatacagttttttccttagaaattaatcttataaatgttgaaccacagtcttggtggatagattcaggctcacctattcatattactaattctttgcagggattcataaggaggagaatcccaaaaagtgatgaagtgcacctgtgtgtaggcaatggcatgagagtggcagtcaaggctattggaaccttaaagctcgatttaggattaggaaaattattagttctggacaatgttttttatgtaccttccatgagaaggaatttggtttcagtttctcttttagtaaaatctggttgtagacttgttatggatagtaatggaattcttatttctaaaaattctgttcaaattggttctggtgttattatgaatgattatttacagttaaattgttcaatggctcaacaagaaattttacttgttgaaaataacaccaacagtactagcacttaaacaggtgttaaaagaaccaaactaaatgaaaagtctgcatttttatggcatagaagactcggccatgtttcaaaagagagactgaaaattttggtgaaaaacaacatcctaaatgaacttaatttttctgatctaacagactgtgttgaatgctttaagggaaaaataactaatgcTAGacagaagactgcatatagaagccaaaatttattagaactcatacacactgatatatgtggaccatttagacatcaaactatctgtgggaatgtgtattttatcacattcattgatgatttttctagatacagttatgtttatctactttcagaaaaggcacaagcattgaaagcttttcaaatctttaagtctgaggtagaaaatcaattagaaaagaaaatcaaaacagtaagatcagatagagggggtgagttctatggcaagtacactgaatccggccaacaaaagggtccatttgccttgtttttgcaagacaatggaattaaagctcaatatacaacaccctataacccacaacagaatggtgttgcagagagaaagaataggactcttttgaacatggttagatgtatgatgtgtacaacaggtttgcctaaatttctgtggggtgaggctttaaaaactgcaaattatatttgcaacagaacacctagcaaagccatagaaaatactgcttttgagctttggtgtggcagaaaacctagtcttcatcactgccatgtttggggatgtcatgcagaagctaggatttataatccaagcttgaataaacttgatcctaagacagttagttgctattttataggttatccagataaatctaaaggctataaattatattctgctcatcattcacctagaatttttgaaacacatcaagtaaagtttctaagtgaaaaagttcacaatacaaaccttgaggatttaacctcagattttgaggaaattgtgtcggatgagaatataagtgttgtattgcctttagaacaagatgtaactgattgagtcactggtcgagtaactaaccacgtaactgtccctgatcaagtaaccAGTCATGTAACTGGttatgtcactgaccatgtaactgaccaagtaactgtacctggtcatataactgaccatgtaactggtcaagtacctgtcactggtcaagtcactgaccaagtaactgtcgctggacaagtaactgaccatgtcactggtcaagtaactaaccaagtaactgtcactggtcaagtaactgaccctgtaactgatcaagtccctgtcaaccctcagcctagaagatcacagagagcaagaaaaccaacttatggggggggggaagatagtgactacattgtttatctgcaagaagcagaaattgaaatggactgtgcagaggacaatgatccaactacatttaaccaggctattgaaagtaatgaatctcaccaatggcagctagcaatggaagcagaaattgattccatgagccaaaatgcagtttgggaattagttgaacctgaccctaatcagaaacctataggttgtaaatgggttttcaaaaccaaaagagatgcaaatggcaatgtagagagacataaagcaagattagttgccaagggttttacacagaaggagggcattgattttactgagactttttctccagtttctacaaaagactcgtttaggataatcatggctttagtggctcattttgatatggagctgcaccaaatggatgttaaaacagccttcttgaatggtgaactagatgaagtgatttatatgaggcagcaagaaggttttgtgcaagctggaagtgaaaacttagtatgcaggttaagaaaatcaatttatggccttaaacaagcttctagacagtggtacaagaaatttgattctgtgatttctacttttggatttacagagaatcttgttgatgagtgtgtttacttgaagacagttgggaacaattttatttttctagttctctatgtggatgatatacttttggctagcagtaacattaaactgcttaaagacactaagagttttttgtcaaataattttgacatgaaagacttaggagaagcatcctatgtactaggcattgagattaaaagagatagagcacagagactacttggtttgtctctacagaattatgttaccaaagttttaaagagatttggtatggaaaagtgtgcagctggagaagttcccatgtccaaaggtgataagttaaccaagaagcagagtcctaatagtgatgttgaggtacctgcagaaaacaaagaattacatgctagtttataggcaagtggaggatctgaaactcgttggattttcagattctgatttcgcagggaactatccagactccaagaagtcaacttgtggatatgtgtacatgctagcaggaggtgcagttgcttggaaaaccatgaagcaaacactagtttcaacctccaccatgcaagctgaatttattgcagtatatgaaactgtgtgtgaaggactttggatcaggaatttcttgatgcagaccaaagtgttaagtcacattgtggcaggcacacttgtgatttattgtgataatgaagcagctgttttctttagcaagaacagtaaaagatcaaataattctaaacacattgatttaaagtattacagtgttagagaaagggttaagcatggtgagatagttgttttgagcattgacacgaattcacagctagcagaccccttcaccaaggccttgtcagtagcagcatttcAGAAACATACAaccagcattggagttttagctaatctagatgcttaggttcagtagagagttaatccagttggagcaatttaaatttctaaggtttttgagttcttgtatttttagttgtgatcttttgactttatttatcacaacttatttgtaatgacagattttattattaataaattttgaggtattttcatattttggttattgctgcagtttttgttgaatgttctgaaaattatcgattttgtgtttaaagttatacttgctatcagatggcttaaatcatgtgaagcatgatgttaaggttcaagcaatatttttaagtcatcagtgttcagtgaatttgcttgagtttctagttttagaaacataaagtaggacctaatatatgtttacttgttgatacacattaacatatattgtatcacttctagttgaacatatgtggattgcagaagcttgtgttagtggttttgaaactttgcatttttgttaaaatgtatactgtttcttgctctgcataagtaactgtgatctgaccatgttggaatggattttcgatttgagtttgttatctggcgcgcacttcagtaagttaagaaggttttgatgttctctggtgcaaatcatcgagcatgatatgtgtgagtccaagggggagattgtaagatcaaatatgggcataacacatatcatcataaagtaattgatgattagcttaatatcaatcctagtttaacatggatacaaacagtgaatcaatactagtgacttaatgaagtagtgtatcaattcattaaggatagtaatccattgcttagtctacaagaaaggctacaagttgtgatactgTCACACCccaaattctgaatttaagtaattcatattcgaagcatgaacctcaaataccctgtttataatctcagaatttttttctcaaaatcaactgcacattacacctctcgataattacataaaccaaatcctcaagctacttattacagtacactctcaccaaaacaaattataaagctcaagagagcacaattctcctcacaaaacaaatgctataaatgtaATACTAATattctaaaccgcacgatcactgccctgattctcctgacctgtaagactacccgctacacaatttgaatagtgtaccgggagttgcaacaacacaaaacccggtgagcttttgacagcccgtatgagtaaacaagaaagaactgttgatttattcaattatatttattataactcaagtaaacaatcgacgcactcacaatgtaattccaaaaatcacagaaacatatataagcatatttattctcgatacttcttttaaaactcagcatttgactgatcaccaccaacaaatattgcaacattaatatgtgaaataacattaaagcaaagcatgcttgattctctttccactaacaccttcacatattaacaatatatcacaaatagatatttgatcaaaataatataagtacacttttctttttagtgaattttcggattaactggtaacaaatcataaatacaagtgctagggtccaacgtactatacccaaagcacgagtaagccaggttgactggtaacaaatcataaatccacgtactagggtccaacgtactatacccaaagtacgggaaagccgcagcatactagggtccaacgtactatacccaagtatgtatactcaaagtaagcaaccttcctaagagtataatagtgcactatctgtagggactagggcccaaggctaacttccacatatcaccaaaacacatttaccagtaattcatttaagcacggggtagtagataacacccgacttcacaattgtacttctcagacataatcaaaatcaccaaaatacaatctttatgatttatagatcgtatatatgtatatgtacacccacataaagagacatattatttcaagacaaatctttatttcttaaaataatttccacatattcaccattgggcatataaaatagctttcacaccacatgatcaacatttcattattcaacaattaaatgcgagattaatagcttgaataatatccaattcattctcaattatttcatcacaccaatcacacgtcaaccaatatatatattccacgtaaatatatatatacgtaatcatccgctcagggatgaccactaataccaactatagttcaagcataaaaaccgtgaaattcatttgtataataaaatcattttacttacctatggaccgtagttgatcaagtccatatgattgaaaacaaatatttattccacaaatattttcacacaattgcgacaaaaataaagtaattaaatttattcggttcgtaatatgaaccacgtgaggtttactcacctctaatccagctgcgtcttcttaacagctaaaacaacaattttcccgaattgtccgccaaatcaatccgtcgataacctaatccaataatgatcttaacttagccaacaactcataaatgtaattaaacgacgatccaacggtcagattcaaattaaacgatgatccaacggttggatctgaatttaatgatgatccaacggtcggatcctcacggatcgcctttaggatcatcctccaaaattatcacgaagatccaacggtcagatcttcctgaatcgcccttactaacatctccacaaaattatatgaaaatccgacggtcggattctcacgaatcgccttccgaatcactatttctcaattatacgaagatccaacggtcggatcttcgcccgtgacctcacaaagtcaccgggacagtcatacgatcaacatattaaaatttgaagtaaaaccgatggtctgatcttcgcagatcgtaaaccgaagataaaacgtaaaaaccgtaaatagtaacgtaaaaacgtaaatccactatttatcaactttttctaacatgaccaagttatatatcaaaacgctcgtatggatgcatagatcatcg encodes the following:
- the LOC133713432 gene encoding heat stress transcription factor A-2-like, translating into MVVSDGGYGGGGGSCSPFSSTAQITQPKEASEEAVKVKEEEEAVNCKGGSFDGSSASSSSSTASPKLTEEVEEPNKAVDMAKPEVVQIKEESIEFVVDDYDGRHCFNCGSGRNINGSYSSSSSSSSKVLPKPMECLLETGPPPFLNKTFQMVDDPETDPIVSWSQARQSFIVWDCHEFSKTLLPKYFKHSNFSSFIRQLNTYGFKKVDPDRWEFANEGFQGGKKHLLKSIKRRSRYNKQPQGSNVSANSTKKAGLEVQLETLKKDQDVLKLEILNLKQQQKYSQHQLTAVEERIRSSECKQQRMLLFLTKTTRKPNFVEQLMQKRVLKRELEGGDLGKRRRLLSAQGFEDFGDCGDQVQVFAGQLPEAVVPQQQETPLPASVVDKSCSSLQNNKPQAEVHFVYHDMSEKLLQENSVFDDEYAVNDSNFYQELEDLITGPHDFDDLVVKPRDWSGYVSNCLVEQAGCVGSVP
- the LOC133713422 gene encoding LOW QUALITY PROTEIN: BTB/POZ domain and ankyrin repeat-containing protein NPR1-like (The sequence of the model RefSeq protein was modified relative to this genomic sequence to represent the inferred CDS: inserted 1 base in 1 codon), producing MEYTKTCFSDSNEVVSSSISIAHHHSPSSSSPPPDITSLKHLSDNLELIVDSSYFADAKIVVSNGREVPVHRCILAARSSFFKNVFSAKEGSSSIRFELKKLAKEYDVGLDSLLAVLGYLYSGKLKSFTKGVCVCVDDSCAHVACRPVVDFMVEVLYASSTFQISELVTLYQRHLLDILEKIAIDDVLVVLSVANMCGKTCERLVERCIEMIVKSDVDIVTLEKALPQGSVKRITDSRLALGLDSSRSSNAASNFPDKHTKRIHRALDSDDVELVRMLLKEGHTNLDDAHALHYAVAYCDAKTTAELLDLGIADVNCRNLRGYTVLHLAATRKEPKIIVSLLTKGARPSDLTLDGRKALQITKRLTRAADFFNSSERGSXSSNDHLCIEILEQAERRDPVLGEASLSLAMAGDDLRMKLLYLENRVGLARYLFPMEAKIVMDITQLDETSAFPLACLIPNNLAGSQRTTVDLNEAPFKIKEEHLARLRALCRSTEIGKRFFPRCSEVLNKIMDGDEVSQLTYTRNDTPEIRLSKRKRYMEIQEVLSKAFDEDNTGN